From Populus alba chromosome 16, ASM523922v2, whole genome shotgun sequence:
tcatcattcttaagtttttttcctattaaatttgatccttattcttttaattgctattattttcactttgatatttttttttaaattgatttttttctttcaatttcatcattttacattaaattgATAGGGAATTGAGCCTAATAATTGAATACAGGCATGGGTTGCAAGTTTTAGAGATTAATCCAGATTTAAGTGATTCACCGGGTTTggttgctttttgtttttaaataggctcatgtttttttagttttatctttcaacatttatttagtTGGAGATCAtccatcttctttatttttttttttatttgctttccataaggttttttattgattttgaaaataacccAGGTTATCTCAggtctatttattttatgtttctttttaaatttaggtttttaaaagatatttcatgTGTATTGTACTCTTCAACCATGGACCGAACGACTCTGTTACCACTTGTAAGAGACTTGTTAatagagaataaataaataaccactTCGAGAGGGCTAAGTCCTCCAAGTACTCatattttgaatgaaatttTAGACACCTTTTCATTCATAATAACATCTTAAATAAGAGTACAATTAATCAACAACCCGCTACTTACATAAATTAACAActcataattaataattactGTGCTTTGACATAACAACCTAATAATTAATTGCATATCCCAGACTATACTAAGTGTGTATTTGGAAATGCGAGCCAattcatgttttcaaaaaaaataattttttttgttaattatatttttgaattgttttaatattctgatctcaaaaataattttttaaaaataaaaaaatattattttaatatattttaaaaataattataattatactcTTAAATAGACAATAGATACCCAAAAACACGGGCAGCATGACAACCCCACGTTCTAACAGGCCTTGGATCCAAGTCCCCACGTTCTAACAGGCCTTGGATCCAAGACCCCACGTCCCAACAGGCCCATGATATTTTGTTGTACACCGCTCACAGCCCTTGCTTTTGTGTGGACTGATCTGACCGAGACTGGAAACCTGGAGAGTGTTACCGAAATAATCAATCAGTGTTCGTCTGCTTCGCCTTCTTTTCTtgtcttctctcttctcttctattTATGCTTATTTCCATACCCTTGATCTTTATTTGTATTTCCGCAATTTAAAAAGCGCAAACAAGTTTTAGGGTTTGAAGGAAGTAGGTATTAGTGAAGTGGAAGAGGCATGGCAAAAGAGGGACCCAACTGGGACGGATTGCTCAAGTGGAGCCTTGCCCATTCTGATGGGACTGCTCCAAATCGCAATCTCAGGTAATCATTTGTTGATGTTGAgaagaaatagttttttttttttttttttttttaattttgttttatagaaaaagattgaaaaatgcATTGAATTTGTGTAATGACAGTGAGGAGGATAGAAGATGGTTTACGGAAGCTATGCAATCACAGAGCGTTGATGTGGTAAAGAGAATGAAGGAGATAACTCTTGTGATGCAAACCCCAGAACAAGTGTTGGAATCTCAAGGAGTTACTCCTGCTGATATTGAAGGTACTCTTTGTTGGGTCTTAATGATTTGGATTTGTAATTACTTATGTAACGAACTTGTTCTTTGGCAGATTTGTTGGATGAGCTGCAAGAACACGTTGAGTCCATTGACATGGCCAATGGTACGTTTTGTCTTAGTATATCTTGGCAACCTCAACTACCCACTTGTCTCTCACCTATTCTCTTATTTCATTTCTCAGGCTggctttgttatttatttattattttcttatgcaTATCGAAACTGCTCATCTGAGTATGTATGGTTAGCATCGGGATGCTCCTTGCATTTTGATACCTTTCTCTTGTAGTCCATATTTTTATGTCCCTTCTTCTCCCAGCCCTGTAGTCAATATTTTTCTCTATCAACATCTTAGTAGTTTGATATTGTTGGCACTTGGCAGGGAATATTTTGTACTGCGGGTAACACTGTGCAAGACATCTCTAAAATGTTATGgctcttttttatgtttctgtTTATTGCAAATTGTGACAGTTTGGATCTTTCTGATTAAGTTGGAAATTTGTTGAGTATCTACTTGCATGGGTTGCATGATGACATGTTTTATGATTTGCATATCTTTTGACAAATTGGAATGAATGTGCCTGTGATGTTATTACTATATACGAAAATTTGATTGCATCTTTCCTTGGATATGTACTTGTCAATATGCAATAAATCAGTTGATTTTGTCTCTTACAAGTACAGATTCTGTTACGTATGCATATGTGCAGATCTTCATTCGATCGGAGGTTTGGTCCCTCTCCTTGGTTTTCTGAAGAACACCCATGCTAGTGTTCGAGCAAAGGCTGCTGAAGTTGTAACCACCATTGTCCAGAACAACCCTAGGAGTCAGCAAATGGTTATGGAAGCAAATGGTTTTGAGCCTCTGCTTTCTAATTTCACTTCAGATCCTGATGTGACTGTAAGAACCAAAGCGCTAGGTGCAATATCATGTAAGTACTGTTTTCATTTGTATGTGTCAATCTTGACTATTACAGCTTGCAAGTTGTTTTTGTGGCCACTGCATTCCTTGGTTTAGAAGGATCTTAATGTGAGATTCATTGTTGGTGATTGTCAGCTTTAATCCAACATAACAAACCAGGTATTGCTGCCTTTCATCTAGGAAATGGTTTTGCAGCTCTGAGAGATGCCCTGGGTTCTGAGAATGTGAGATTTCAAAGGTATTTGGAGTGGTACTTGTTATTCTGCAACTAGTCTTTTTGTTTGAAGACTGATGAATTTGGCAGTGCTAATTCATTATAAACAGTTAAAGAAATCAGAATCTGTTGTTCAACTGAAACAATGAGAGTTTGATTTTTCCAGTAGCTCCAAGACTGACTGAATTGATTCTTGATTTAGTTCTCCATTTTTagtttcttataaaattaaattttcaggAAAGCATTGAACTTGATCCACTACCTACTGCATGAGAATAGTTCAGATTGCAGCATAGTCAGTCAGCTGGGATTCCCACGCATAATGTTGCACCTTGCCTCAAGTGAAGATGCAGAAGTACGAGAAGCTGCCCTTCGTGGCCTTCTTGAACTTGCTCGAAACAAAATAGATGGGAACACTGGTAGATTAGATGAGGATGATGAAAAATTGAAGCAACTCCTTGAAGAACGGATTAATGGTATCAGCCTGATGTCACCTGATGCGCTTGGGGCAGCTAAGGAGGAAAGACAGCTTGTAGACACCCTCTGGGACACTTGCTACAATGAACCATCATCTCTACATGATAAGGGGCTTCTTGTACTCCCTGGAGAAGATTCACCTCCTCCTGATGTTGCCAGCAAGCATTTTGAACCTCCCCTCGGAGCTTGGGCTGCTAGATCTGATGCTAATAAAAATTCCAGTACTGAAAATAAACAAACCCCCTTATTATTAGGATTGGGCCCTGCACCAGAGGCTGCAAATGTCCAAGGGACCTCTAGAGGTGAAGCCAATGATGATGAACCACAGAACACCTCTACATAATGCTGAGGCAGTTTCCAAGGTTTTTAAGGTGATCCATAGGTTTTGGAGTATTTGTTGTTTGTTCATTTACTTGATTATCATTTTCCACTTATGTTACATTTATTTTCTCacagcaattatttttttgtgcccTTAGTGAAGGATCATATTAGGTACTCTCTATACTACCCTTgggataaatttgaaataaaattcatggattgtataaatttgaaataaaattcatggaTTGTTTAATTCATGTTATGTCCTGACCAGACTCCTGATGGTGTCTGTAATTATATATCACCACTTAGTTCCAACTTGACTTTAACCGAGCAATCCTTTGATTGTGATAATGGAATATAGAGGGTGACTTTGTTGTATAAAACATGAGTATGAATTAAAGATTTATCCATGTTTTTAACTCATGTTGAAATGTGCATATTCCCCCACTAGTCTGTTGGAGTTTTGTGGCAAACTTGTTATTTGGATTATTgtattttgtgattttgatgtttATCTGATTTGTTCCATGATGCTCCTGGTCAATCATCCAACTCTGCATAGTATCTTTAAGCAGGATGTTGAGTAAAGAGCTATTACGTGTTCATGATTTGATAGTATTCCTGTCATGCAATGCAATTAGTCTTTCAATAATGAGTTGTGAATGACATAATAACCTTcacatttgaattattttacttacattttttctttgataggtTATGTAAACTTCTGCATTGTAATATGACATGCATTCATGATGATTCTGCACTCAGTGTGACATGGTTTTACATGGCCTGCAGGCAGTCTAATTCTACAATCCATTTCCTCATGTCGGTTAACAGTGATGCCTCGAACTAAAGGCGGTCAAAATCCAGAGGGTCTTCTTAGCAACTGAAAAGACGCAAGTTGGCAAGATGGTATTGATCATGGATCGGAAACGGCTTCTCGGAGGATTGAATGCTAATAGATCCTGATCTATCTTAAGGATCTGTTTTGGTTAGTCCTCCTCATTACTTCTCTGAAATCTTCACAAAGGCAAATGATGTGTGATTGCTATGCTAGAGAGATGTACTGTAACAAGCTCAATATCTTTATGGTGAAAATGTTGGATTTGGTGTGGTGTTTCAGTGTTATCACTAGTGAAATGGATTTatagttttcctttcttttcttaaatattCTCCCTAGAGATTGGTCCACACCTCTTCCCTTCAACACACCAATTGATCAGTGAGCATCAGCATTTTCCTTCTGCAAGGGTAAGGCTGCCTTCGTTTACTAGTTTTGGTTGTTCGTTGAAACTGGAAGGAATCGCTAGAGTTCATCTGAATGTGAAGGAGGTGGATGTGTATGTCTGTCGTGTAAAGATTACAGCTGCCTCGTCCATAGGACAATCTTCTAAAAATTAAGGAATCTGGTGGTCTACATTCCTACACTGAATCATTTCTAAACGCAGTATCAACAACCACATCAGCCTTAACACCGCCACTTTTTCCCTCATCCCAGTGAACCACTACAAACCCTCCACACTAGCCGATCAACATAACAGCCTTGTCCTCACCACTAATCCGATGGAAACACACAAGAAAATCACCACTAATCCGATGGCAGCACACaagaaaataactcaaaattattcctaaaaaataaccCAGAATCACAGCACCATCACAACCCAGAAATTCGAGTTCTttagtgtatttgttttgtgcaTATTTGGTGACAGCACGAGATAGACATGCGCCGTCACTTCCCAATTACTTTCCAGCACTCGCGCGTGAGGTGCAGTTGCTACCTGATCAATTTCCAGTGGCTTTTGCCCGATTTCCATCGTTCTTGAATGGTAATTTTGAACCCGAACAAATTCTCATGTGTACAAGTCTTAACATGATGTGGATTATTGTGAATTGTGATGTTTGAATCACAGCACCATCATAACccagaaaaattatttgatatgtgATTTGATTTTGTCACGATAAAGTTATTTacgagaaaaatatttttttggtgtccTTTTTTTCTGCTATTTTGTtggataatatttgtttttgctgttaTTCACAACATCATCCCAAAATAAACGAATCATTTATGGTCATTTCAAGTATGTTGATACATGAATGACAAATCTACTTGATGcataatttgtttaatatattcaaaattattttagaaaatatcgtacttttttattatttcctaTAATTTTGTCACTTATCACttagtaattgtttttgctatttataaaattaacccAAGATAAATCAACCATATAATCACTATTCAAGGATGTTTACGAGTGAATGATATAAATTACTAATACATGAAtccttattattaaaaaatagaaaacaataaatcatttgattttagttttgagTGTTTGAGATAAAAATTGGGCTGGATTGATGCAATTCTATATAGGCCTATTGAGTATGAATTTGGGCCcattttaaatataatcaaaAGAGATGGGTCAATGTCGAATGTATTATTTCAGGTccaatatttgtattttaaaagtaaagatTAAGTTCTGTTGCATGTGTGTGGCATCATGATGATTATTCTCCTGGATCAGGATTGTCAGGAATGATGTGGGtggaaaagataagaaattcttatcctttattaatagaaaaaaggaaatgagaGTTACCACCTAATATTTGGTCACTAAAAACCCTAACAGAGTCCGGGTAAAAGGATTGATTGCGTAAATGAAATGTATTAACACCTCTAATGCGCCTTACTTGAAGTAAactacattatttatttatttgatataaactaaagtaatgttatgttttttaaccGTTGGTCTATCtaaagtttaagaaaagtttttcttagtaaaaagatttttatcttattaggtTAAAAATTAGTCATTCTAAtgccaacataaaaataaaataattttttttttaatttaatactagGATTACATCTTATATATAAGTTCACAATtccacatattaaaataaataaaataatttttttgtggtatttttgaaatgtaggTCAAAATCCCTTAGAATTGtacaaacttgttgtaaaatctatgcaatatatatttttttaaaacatgtaaaggattttagattttttttgaaaaaaacacttaaataattttaggatttttagccacatgcaaggaaaaaaaagaaaagatatatattttttaattttttaggcctgtagttttcaaaaaacccatttttctttataataaaaCTACTAAAAATAGGCTTGAGGGGTGTTTGCCAAAtacattcttaaaaaaaaaaaaacctttttattaaaaatacggCAAACCAAACAAGGTTTTAAACCTTTGATCCAATTTGACCTAATCGGGTCAACTTGACCGCGTTGACCCAACTgacttgtttttaaattttttgtttgaccATAAACTAAACTAAGAATCTTGATTTGACTcgaaaataatccaaaaacaaaactaaagtcataaaacaaattaaacacctaaaagacataaaaactttaaaattcttgaataaaacagatgaaacacaaaaaaaaaaaaaacactaaacatGAACCAAGCAACATGAGTTATAAAACAgatcatatttttatcaaaatgaagGCACATACATGTTAAAAATCATGCATGTATCAATAATCTAGTATCCATTCACTTCAAGTATCTTTtaaacatcataattttttcgATATGGGTTTCGGTTAGAACCAAAACtcttaaaaaccattaaaatcatgttattgatgcaaataaacacTAGATGATTGGTTAATCATGCATAAAGAAGGTTCTTTGCGAAGAAATGAACTGAAATTGGTCAAAATCAAAGGGCTAAGACAATGTTCTTTTTAAGAACACAAAGAACATTGCCCataaacctagaaaaaaccCAGCCATGCCCAACCACTATCAAGCCCCAAAAATAGACATTTTAGCTTcttaaacatgttatttttatttgaacaagtTATAATACCATACACAAACAtgtttaaatccaaaaaactaacaaaaaacaaatcaaaacatcaaaatcaagcatAAGGTATCGATCTAAAAACTACCAACCTAAAATAGTTTACATGTTCATGTAACATGgatttaaattagttttctGAACCCATTTTGTGCTTCAACATGCATAGCTTAAGCtaaacaaaagctaaaacaacattatatatataaaaacataaacaacaactttaatatatcaaaaatataaaaagacattaaataatatcattaaataaaaaccacAACAACAAATAGGGGAATGCAACATCACTTGTTAAGCATTTCAAATCACTTTTCTATGTttgtaaacataaatataaaacaaaacaaataaaaaaataacaaaaacaggTCACAAAGGACCTACTTTTGAATCAACATGGCATTGCTAGAACAATTACTCTCTCTTggcttttctttgaaaaattttgCCTCTCACAAACTTGCAAAGTTTAAGAAAACTTTTGGTTAGGTTTTTGGACCTTTACACTTATATTTCTTATTTctatttctcttccttttcttatcttatcttatcttcttttgtttttctccccTTTATTTTTCagccttttttattattatcttgagGGGGTATTTATAGGGATTTGTTAGGGTTTTGGGAGGTCTTGAATCTATTTCTAACCTCTTAATCTTGATGGAAGTGTTGCAAAATTCTTGATAAGAACTTATTGAGGAGCCTTTATGTGTGAACACATGAAGAGCAAATTGGTTTTTACATGATGGTTGCACTATCTGAGTTGACTGAGTTGCCACTTTTAAGGCCTTGTTAGAGCAATATTGATGTCATTATTGTTTGAGACCATTTAAAGTTGATAGAGAGAGTGCACATCTTTCATTTATATCTAAATTTGCTCAATATGGAGGTCAATAGCttcacatttatttatttaaagttgCCAACTCGATCAACCAAAACTGTCAAACTCGAGATGCAAGTTGACGGATGACATGTCATTCACCCTTCTTTTCAATAAGTTTGAATGACACGTCGTTTAGGGTCCTTAATTTAGGGttgacaaattttaattaagtctcTATTCTTCCAATTGCTTTTAATTGTACCCATAATTGCCACTAgacttttaatttcatgcaatttcatCCTTGCCAAACTCAATTGTCAGCCCCAAGTTGACTgtcattttcattttagtcattGGTTATAAACTTATGcattttgaccctcaattaaccaataaacttctaatttattcaatttggcccatgatttgGTGAATTTCAGCCCTTGCATTTACGTGCCTTTTTCAGTTTGgtcattggtttttaatttctttaatcaagTCTCTTATtgcccatcaaacttcaatatttatgcaattaagctcatgatttgatcaaattaactcttaaaaattgcaatttgacccttagactataatttcttctaataaaatcttaaattgactttaaaaatcaacattttttgcAATTAACCCCTCAATAAATTGAgattaatatagaaaaattacaATTGAGTCCTTAATCatccaattttgaattttcctcattaaattgatttttctttgctaATATGGCTTTCATCAATCGAAAATACACcatcaaaattttcaatcttgtatattttgatatttatcaaCAAGTCTTCGATAATTTCCTAGGCATTTTGGTATATTCTTCtcattgatatattttatttttttcaattgttttttttgtatttttcttatttatgtgGTGCTCCAAAATAGGTAACAATATAGGTCTCATCTTTACAATACTTACATAGCAAAGTCTTGTTAAATGCTTTGCGTTGTAAGTTTGTAAAGACAAATGAATTGTCCTTCAAAactaatcttaaattttttagttcaatTGACCTAAAATTCTGCCTTTGCAACAACCCCCTTCAATCCAGAACTATAATCCAACGTTTACAGCTtgattaacctgaaatcccaatATAGagatttcctttaaccaaaacttcATGAGGGTGTCTTTAACTATTTTGATTGAATCCAAAACATTTTGATTGCAGAATtcaaaattgagatttttaatGGAAGAGTTCCTAAAACTCATATTCTTGATGGTAGTTTttcttggtgcttcctgattgTAGGGTTGACCTACAATCTCGCATCCCAATGGTTTACTTATAACTAAAATTTCATATTAtagctcggttaacctgaaatcccaatTTGGTTATTCACTTTAACCATAACTTGTTCTTTGTCTTTAGTCcgatcaacctgaaatctcaatttaacgatttcttttaattagaaCCAAAATTTATGCCTTCAATTTAGTTAACTTGAAATCTTAATTTGACAATTCCctttaactataactaaaatttTTGTTGATAGCTTGGCTAACCTAAAATTCCAATATGGCAATTTCCTTTATCTAGAACAAAAATatctgtctttttatttttcagctcagCTTACTTGAAACCCTAAATCTTTGTTAATCTTTTGACTTGTGTGAGTTTGATTTCAGgaatttttcatgtaaaataaaatcttgtgCAATGCTTTGGGGTTAAATGAATGTATCCTTACCTTGtttggaaacataggtcccacccTTTCTTTGGTTTCATGTGAACTCCTTTTTGGTATGAGCTCGTTCATTTGTTCAAATTTATAAGCTTGAGCTAGGATCTGTTTCTTGTGACCTTTCTTACCCACTTCATTTTTTGGAATAAGTCTCCAACTTTTATTACTTGTGGGGCCCTTTCTTACTCCACTGAATATGTGATTTGACATTGCTTTCTATCATGCCTTTGTCAATGTTTTAATTGCCTTTTTCACTTTaaaggttttttggttttttttttttcagtacaTAAACCtttttcaagaagaaaatcTTTGAAAGACTTGGTTGCGTTCATGAAAACTGAATCTTTCAATGTATGTATAAAAACAGTTATGTAAGCAATTCCCTTAAgggttttattgattttaatgtgTGGGTCATCTTTAGGTTAATATTTTACTAGAAGTGACCTctgtttcatttttcaaaaaggtTTCAAgtatttacttgaaaatatatataaaatcaaagttttaccTTATGTTAGAATTTACAGTGTTTTGTATGAATAAAAGTGAGTCACTACTCATTTATCACTTAGCATGAATGATAAGATTATTGTTTATCAATCTAAGTTGTGTGTGCTTGATTAGAAAAGACTTCTAAAAAGTATGTAATGCAAGCTAGACTTTCTTTCTTAATAAAGAGTCTTTCTTCAAGATCTTTGCTTTAGTATTTGAGTATCATCATaccatcatttctttttcttttcctttcatttacttattccttttcttctttctctctttttcctttttatgatGATACCTCTTAGTGTTGGGTTCTGACTTTCATAGATCCATGTGTGTATTTTGGCAATTtactcatattattttgttgCCCGTAGTATGGAGTGTGATCctagttaaagtttttttttaaagaaaaacttatttaagAAAACCCTTAcattgaatcatgttttgatgaCTCAAAACATGAAAGAGCTAGAGAGAGATAAGTTGATGACTGAAAACATGAGAGAAGAGGAAGTGTAGGAGACCGATTTGACAACAAgtgaggagaagaagaaaatcaagagaagaGGGAGAGAAAAACTGTTGAATCCTTTTTAAAGCTACTCAAAATCATAAGGTAAGGAAAAAACATTACCTTATTACTTGTTTCTtgggatataaaaagaaaagaaaacctcaAGGGATTGGCTATGGTCCTTACACCTATTACTTAAGAGAACTAGTTAAATAGACTAAGGAGAATAAGAGGCTGGATGGGGGATATATTTccagaaaataacaataaaaaaaatgaatgaactTGAAGGAAGAACTAGCCAGATTGAAAGGCTGGACATAATGCAATTGAgtgataaaatatataacaatgacCTTGTTGAACTCCTAAGAACATGTTTAAACTAAAATAGAATGCATGTTGATGATTAATGCCTTAATTTTTCACATGTGATTGATGAACTTACATGAAATGTGAAGTGAAATGATGAAATACATGGGGTGTGATCTTGTTGGATTCCTAGAAACATGTTTATGCTGAAACATAATTTGTGTTGATGTTAATGCTCTGATTTTGTtatgagattgatgaatttacATGAATATGGATCAAGTGAATGAAGATATGAATTGTGGCATATTGTTGTGATTATACTTATGATAGATTGAATGTGGTTGGCTATGGTCTATGTTCAATTTGATTTATGAGTGTTATAAGATAAGGGAAAAACCTAGCGTAAACCTTACACTTAAATGATGGAGAGATAAAGACAAAAATGACTTGATTGTCACTGCTGATTTCTGAATTGATAGTGATATGGATTACATCAATGACTTCCAGATCGAAAGTgactcagttttcatcaatgatttatgTGTCTATAGTAGGACGTGTGCGTTAATGATTTCAACATCAGTCATAGAACTGGGTAATGTTGATGAATTTTGGATTGACAATGACTCGGTTTTCATTAACGATTTCTAAGTCAGCAATTTTAGAGTCAGTTGTAGAACTGGGTtgcgttgatgatttctaggtcgaCAATGACTGAGTTTTCGTCAGTGATTTCTGAGTTAACAGTAGACTAAGTAAGATGATGATTTCATGTGTCAGTCATAGGACGAGAATTGctttgatgatttctgagttaGCAATGACCTAATTTTCGCTTCCAAATTCTAGATCAGCAACAAATCAATTTCTACAAATGAACTTTGGGTCACCAACGAATCAGTTTTCACTGTTGATTCTGTGTCACCAGCGaagcagttttcgctgccaaaTGGTCACCAACGAATCAATTTTTGCTTATGAATTTTGGGTCACCAGCGAACTAGCATTCACTAATGATATTTTGCAATAGACTTCCATATCAGAATTGACTTAAATGTTTGTAACAATTTCATTATATGATTGTGTGATATGGAACACTTGAGTGTAAATTTGTTTATTCTTGAAATATATATGGTGACGAGTTATGTGATTACTGCATGCAAATGTAATGATTTGTGATCATTAATGTGTTAGGTGGTGCGACTGGGATCGGACCTTCGACCGAACAGGAGCACCCCATGGGAGAAACAGGTAGGTGGCTTCCAACCTTTATAGCATAACATTAATTCCCTGAAATGAATTTCTTATGAAGGGTCTTTTATTGTGTTATAGCTAGTGCTAATTGTTATGGAATGTCTGTACAAACATCACAAAGGATCCACTATCATGATATAATGAATGTTAAATTGTTAAGAAATGTTTGTATGAGTACTATGAAAGTCTTTGATTGTGAAGTTTTTAGGTTTTCAAATTTCTGACGAATGGCTGAGTTCTGATGGCTCTTTAATGAAGAGGAATGTGAAAACAATGGCACCCTTAAgggcaagaaaaggaaaaagacgAAAACAAATTAATCCAAATAAAGAGTGAAACAATCAATAAACACTCACTTCGGGATGTTCAAATACTTGCGTGTTTAGTTTCCAACAATTGGGACATGGAAGTTGCATGATCATCTGCAACAAAGAGTGCGACCTAATGCCAGTATAACGCTTAAGAATTACTTTGTTTTGCTATCAGACTAATTTTGTTCGGGCGGTTTCTGAAGCCATTTCCCTTGAGCTAATGTTATGAAGCTAAAGCATCGATCATCTGCTAATTTGACTGCTTCAAATACATAACTTTGATTGTTCATTCGATCCCATCCAAGACCTGCCTTGTCAGGCTGCAGAtgcttgaaaacaaaaatttcttgATCAGATACAGATCCTGTCCAAACCAGTTTATAATGCTCACAAAACAACCATGACCAAACACAAAGTCACTTGTTCAGTTTGAGATGATAAAAGTCCATGGTGAGCATTTCTTAGCAGCATGGACAGATATTGTTACTATTACAGATAAAGCACCATAGATTTCAGAGATGTGGTTCAAGAAACTCTGCTCAATTCAACAAATTCTCAGGTGCTAATCCTTGATTCAGTTGCACCAGTTCTACTTCACTGTAACTCATAAGATGAAAAACTGAAACCTGATCTTCCCTCGTTAGTGGATTTCAGTTCAAGCTTCTGAAACGGGCTGCAAGATAAATGAAGAATGATTCATTTCCATATTTCATTCATAAGTTTGTTTTGCAGTACAGAAAAGTAAACAGTGACTATACAGTGGGA
This genomic window contains:
- the LOC118044999 gene encoding hsp70 nucleotide exchange factor FES1 translates to MAKEGPNWDGLLKWSLAHSDGTAPNRNLSEEDRRWFTEAMQSQSVDVVKRMKEITLVMQTPEQVLESQGVTPADIEDLLDELQEHVESIDMANDLHSIGGLVPLLGFLKNTHASVRAKAAEVVTTIVQNNPRSQQMVMEANGFEPLLSNFTSDPDVTVRTKALGAISSLIQHNKPGIAAFHLGNGFAALRDALGSENVRFQRKALNLIHYLLHENSSDCSIVSQLGFPRIMLHLASSEDAEVREAALRGLLELARNKIDGNTGRLDEDDEKLKQLLEERINGISLMSPDALGAAKEERQLVDTLWDTCYNEPSSLHDKGLLVLPGEDSPPPDVASKHFEPPLGAWAARSDANKNSSTENKQTPLLLGLGPAPEAANVQGTSRGEANDDEPQNTST